A section of the Fibrobacter sp. UWH6 genome encodes:
- a CDS encoding O-antigen translocase → MFVKSFLGSGAVTAFNALRAFAINKLLAVFLPPAAFACVGQFMNLLTIGQATSSLALQNGWTSLTAQNFKNEKQLLGVWRGGLRLTTFASLFTFVAAVLFCFMAPLETLFPGMNTRLVQAAILFALPGVFATNIVAICAAVMNGMGENRKWALINIVASLWQVLWVAFFLYTGQLSVLSIIATQSIVAAFFAIRIASQAGFSVKKVWSTAADIREPWVSYALMGLVPMVMTPVVLTVIRTAVASNFGQDAAGIWQSVLKVSDFLFMMMSAILTVIILPKVSAQQTRQEFFKLFNPLLLRVMGISLVMVTALFLCRGLLVQILFSRAYMGAADYLFYQLLGDFFRAGGFSLALVLIARRETKKFLSIEIGSEIFLAAGSLILMKLVEFQGPMMAYAVENFLYFAVMFVVVRRLKWNQQ, encoded by the coding sequence ATGTTTGTGAAAAGTTTCCTGGGTTCGGGTGCGGTAACGGCTTTTAACGCCTTGAGGGCTTTTGCCATCAACAAGCTTTTGGCTGTTTTCTTGCCGCCTGCAGCCTTTGCCTGTGTCGGGCAGTTCATGAACCTGTTGACTATCGGGCAGGCCACTTCCAGTCTTGCTCTTCAGAATGGCTGGACTAGCCTGACCGCTCAGAATTTCAAGAACGAAAAGCAACTTCTTGGAGTGTGGCGAGGCGGTCTTCGTCTGACAACTTTTGCGAGCCTGTTCACTTTTGTGGCTGCAGTTCTGTTCTGTTTCATGGCTCCATTGGAAACTCTGTTTCCTGGGATGAATACTCGACTGGTGCAGGCAGCAATCCTGTTTGCTTTGCCAGGTGTATTCGCTACCAATATTGTTGCCATCTGTGCTGCCGTCATGAACGGTATGGGTGAAAATCGCAAGTGGGCGCTTATCAATATTGTGGCTTCCTTGTGGCAAGTTTTATGGGTTGCATTTTTCCTTTATACGGGCCAACTGTCTGTCCTTTCTATTATTGCGACCCAGTCCATCGTGGCCGCCTTTTTTGCCATCCGCATTGCAAGCCAGGCTGGTTTTAGTGTCAAGAAAGTCTGGTCTACGGCAGCCGATATTCGTGAACCTTGGGTCTCTTATGCCTTGATGGGCTTGGTTCCCATGGTCATGACTCCCGTTGTGCTTACGGTAATCCGAACCGCAGTGGCTTCGAACTTTGGGCAGGATGCCGCCGGCATCTGGCAGAGTGTGTTGAAGGTTTCGGACTTCCTCTTCATGATGATGTCGGCTATTCTTACCGTGATTATCCTGCCGAAGGTTTCGGCCCAGCAGACTAGGCAGGAATTTTTCAAGTTGTTTAATCCCTTGCTCTTGCGTGTGATGGGAATTTCTCTGGTGATGGTGACGGCTTTATTTTTGTGCCGCGGTCTCCTAGTGCAAATCCTTTTTTCAAGAGCCTATATGGGTGCCGCCGATTATCTGTTTTATCAACTGTTGGGAGATTTCTTTAGGGCTGGTGGATTTTCCTTGGCACTGGTCCTGATCGCTCGCCGCGAAACAAAGAAGTTCCTTTCCATTGAAATTGGTTCGGAAATTTTTCTGGCCGCAGGTTCCCTGATCCTAATGAAACTGGTGGAATTTCAGGGGCCCATGATGGCTTACGCCGTAGAAAACTTCCTATACTTTGCAGTTATGTTCGTTGTTGTCCGGAGGCTGAAATGGAATCAGCAGTAA
- a CDS encoding glycosyltransferase, whose product MATVSVIIPVYNTAEYLEACLISVQHQTFADFEAIVVNDGSTDNSAEIVEEFIKRDERFTLLSQENAGLSEARNAGLQKVSAPWITFVDSDDMIAPTFLETLLKASQDSDAEIICCGSNSFTELPAKIPGNRSKSIQKIWSPEDALIQALYQDRIPDHSAWNKLYSSRLWKDVRFPRGKYFEDLCTIPQIFLSAKEIRSVSLPLYLYRKRETSILNSAYNLKKAELLDIAENLCTTITEKIRNPKLLRAAKNMLISTSYSILKRTPDTDEFQDYRNRAWNHIKELRLQNLLDFKVRLRNKVANVISFGGRDVLQKMLRRDEK is encoded by the coding sequence ATGGCAACCGTAAGCGTCATTATTCCGGTATACAATACCGCCGAATATCTGGAAGCATGCCTTATCAGCGTACAGCACCAGACCTTTGCCGACTTCGAAGCCATTGTCGTTAACGACGGTTCCACAGACAACTCTGCAGAAATTGTCGAAGAATTCATCAAACGTGATGAACGTTTCACGCTTCTGTCCCAAGAGAACGCAGGACTTTCCGAAGCCCGCAATGCAGGCCTCCAGAAGGTCTCCGCCCCCTGGATTACATTCGTCGACAGCGACGACATGATCGCCCCCACATTTCTAGAAACCCTGCTCAAGGCTTCACAAGATTCCGATGCAGAGATTATCTGCTGCGGGTCCAACAGCTTTACCGAATTGCCCGCCAAGATTCCAGGAAACCGAAGCAAGTCCATCCAGAAAATCTGGTCCCCCGAAGACGCCCTTATCCAGGCGCTGTACCAAGACAGGATTCCCGACCATTCCGCATGGAACAAACTTTACTCATCAAGGCTCTGGAAAGACGTCCGCTTCCCGAGGGGCAAGTACTTCGAGGACCTTTGTACCATCCCGCAGATTTTCTTGAGCGCAAAGGAAATCCGTTCCGTAAGTTTGCCTCTATATCTGTACCGCAAACGCGAAACCAGCATCCTGAATTCCGCCTACAATTTAAAGAAAGCGGAACTGCTAGACATCGCCGAAAACCTTTGTACGACTATCACGGAAAAAATAAGGAACCCGAAGTTACTTCGTGCCGCAAAGAACATGCTCATCAGCACCAGCTACAGCATTCTGAAGCGCACCCCCGATACCGACGAATTCCAGGATTACCGCAATCGCGCCTGGAATCACATCAAGGAACTTCGATTGCAGAACCTGTTGGATTTCAAGGTTAGACTTCGCAACAAGGTGGCCAACGTAATCTCTTTCGGAGGCCGCGACGTCTTGCAAAAAATGCTTAGGAGGGATGAAAAATGA
- a CDS encoding glycosyltransferase, with protein sequence MESAVIVSVLMACYKHERFVEAAVRSVMAQEGVSFELIVIDDGSPDRSPEILERLANEFHFKYVHRPNKGVVATMNELLSMAKGKYFCSMASDDMMPAGRLAEQSQYLESHPEVPVCFGQIVVMDGEGNHGETPDPRYTRSVPQVTFEEFFMGKKEVHGCSEMIRLDVFRDMGGYDKEFPFEDFPQWLKFFHRFGTLPVLPTLCCYYRVHGNNMSSNSTLMYGTFLKALARYSDHPLYPKAVKIWKSHWFSMLAYTNKAEAVRRIPQLASFSWDFFKRFPKLFVPKFILDRRFNV encoded by the coding sequence ATGGAATCAGCAGTAATCGTTTCTGTGCTGATGGCCTGCTACAAGCATGAACGTTTTGTAGAGGCGGCTGTCCGTTCTGTAATGGCTCAAGAGGGCGTGTCCTTTGAATTGATCGTTATTGATGATGGCAGTCCCGATAGGTCGCCCGAGATTCTTGAACGCTTGGCAAACGAGTTCCACTTCAAATACGTCCATCGTCCGAACAAAGGGGTGGTGGCGACCATGAATGAATTGCTTTCTATGGCGAAGGGCAAGTATTTTTGCTCCATGGCGTCAGATGATATGATGCCTGCAGGCCGATTGGCTGAACAAAGTCAGTACCTGGAAAGTCATCCTGAAGTTCCCGTATGCTTCGGACAGATTGTGGTGATGGATGGGGAAGGGAATCATGGCGAAACCCCGGACCCGCGCTATACCCGTTCTGTTCCTCAAGTGACATTCGAGGAATTTTTCATGGGGAAGAAAGAAGTTCACGGTTGTTCCGAAATGATTCGCCTGGATGTATTCCGTGATATGGGCGGCTATGATAAGGAATTCCCTTTCGAGGATTTTCCCCAGTGGCTGAAGTTCTTCCATAGGTTTGGAACGTTACCTGTGTTGCCTACCTTGTGCTGCTACTATCGCGTTCACGGAAACAACATGTCCAGCAACAGTACCTTGATGTATGGCACGTTCTTAAAGGCGCTGGCTCGTTACTCCGATCATCCCCTTTACCCGAAAGCTGTGAAAATCTGGAAGTCCCATTGGTTCTCCATGCTTGCTTATACCAACAAGGCCGAGGCCGTTCGCAGGATTCCTCAGCTAGCCTCGTTCTCCTGGGACTTTTTCAAAAGGTTCCCGAAGCTGTTTGTGCCCAAGTTTATTCTGGACCGCCGTTTTAACGTCTGA
- a CDS encoding GNAT family N-acetyltransferase, whose protein sequence is MFEILPYNKELDQRLDRFVNRESVNGTFLQTRQFLNYHPEDRFKDASFAIHKSGIITAYFPGTVTADGEFISHQGSTFGGPVISKDFYTASRLQEILKFADEYFAKNFRRVRLKLTPAVFSQESPALVEYLLEHLGYERHTELSAVTTIVSAPDGTFADPFDLCEGAKRRQVKAYEKYKAEHKDIIYRPIEAEELGPFYEFLKISKAKYNVKPVHSIEEIKDLASARIADNIWLRGIFGKDETGRENLIAGAMFFVFPETKAVHYQYIAPDPSFDAFNPTVAVLTSIMREAATKGFKNVSWGISTEDGGKYLNETLFKFKEGLGGKASLNTYYTKNF, encoded by the coding sequence ATGTTCGAGATTTTGCCCTACAACAAGGAATTGGACCAACGACTGGACCGGTTTGTGAACCGGGAGTCCGTCAACGGCACCTTTCTACAGACCCGGCAATTTTTGAACTACCATCCGGAAGATCGATTCAAGGATGCAAGCTTCGCCATCCACAAAAGCGGAATCATAACAGCCTATTTCCCCGGCACGGTTACAGCAGACGGAGAATTCATATCCCACCAAGGTTCCACCTTCGGCGGCCCCGTCATTTCAAAGGATTTTTACACCGCCAGCCGCCTGCAGGAAATCCTGAAATTCGCCGACGAATATTTCGCAAAGAATTTTAGAAGAGTCCGTCTGAAACTAACCCCGGCCGTATTTAGTCAGGAATCCCCTGCCCTTGTGGAATACCTGTTAGAGCACCTGGGCTACGAAAGACATACTGAACTAAGCGCCGTAACAACCATCGTTTCTGCGCCGGATGGAACATTCGCCGATCCTTTTGATCTCTGCGAAGGGGCTAAGCGCAGACAGGTTAAAGCATACGAAAAATACAAGGCCGAACACAAAGACATCATTTACCGCCCCATCGAGGCTGAAGAACTCGGACCGTTCTACGAATTTCTGAAAATTTCAAAAGCCAAGTACAACGTCAAGCCAGTCCATTCCATCGAGGAAATCAAGGATCTCGCTTCCGCCCGCATTGCAGATAACATTTGGCTTCGAGGCATTTTCGGCAAAGATGAAACCGGCAGGGAAAACCTCATCGCAGGAGCCATGTTCTTCGTCTTCCCTGAAACCAAGGCCGTACACTACCAGTACATCGCCCCAGACCCAAGCTTTGACGCATTCAACCCAACCGTGGCAGTCCTCACGTCCATCATGCGCGAAGCGGCAACCAAGGGTTTCAAGAACGTGTCCTGGGGAATCTCCACCGAAGATGGCGGCAAATACCTGAACGAAACCCTGTTCAAGTTCAAGGAAGGCCTAGGCGGCAAAGCCTCCCTCAACACCTACTACACAAAAAATTTTTAA
- a CDS encoding glycosyltransferase family 32 protein: MIPRKIHYCWFSGEPFPADVTQFLDGWKQVLPDYELILWDRSKAEATGIPWVMQALAQKKWAFAADAVRLYALETEGGIYLDTDVEVVKSFDPLMGREYFFGFENGSRRIEGAILAANKNHPAITKALDFYRQESFNYTESQVNELVLPNILANAFNSLRDPLEIFPEDFFSPKSFIDGKIRATAETYCIHHFQSNWRPESVRKGIERRQKLYKIFPTPVAKILSIPLALWTNLKSLGIAGTIKKIFRR, encoded by the coding sequence ATGATTCCTAGGAAAATTCATTACTGTTGGTTTTCCGGGGAGCCGTTCCCTGCTGATGTAACCCAATTTTTGGACGGATGGAAACAAGTTCTACCCGATTACGAACTGATCCTTTGGGACCGTTCCAAAGCCGAAGCCACAGGCATTCCCTGGGTAATGCAGGCCCTCGCCCAAAAAAAATGGGCCTTCGCCGCAGATGCAGTCCGTCTGTACGCCCTAGAAACAGAAGGCGGCATCTATCTCGACACCGACGTTGAAGTCGTGAAAAGTTTCGATCCGTTAATGGGCCGCGAATATTTCTTCGGATTCGAAAACGGATCCCGCCGCATAGAAGGCGCGATTCTCGCCGCAAACAAAAATCACCCCGCCATTACAAAAGCCCTGGACTTCTACAGACAAGAATCATTCAACTACACAGAATCCCAGGTGAATGAGCTGGTCTTGCCCAACATCCTTGCCAACGCCTTTAACAGTCTGCGTGACCCTTTGGAAATTTTCCCAGAAGATTTCTTTTCACCCAAAAGCTTTATAGACGGCAAGATTCGCGCCACTGCAGAAACCTACTGCATCCACCACTTTCAAAGTAACTGGAGACCGGAATCCGTCCGCAAGGGAATTGAACGTCGTCAAAAGCTTTACAAGATTTTCCCGACACCGGTCGCCAAGATTCTCTCCATTCCCCTTGCCCTTTGGACAAACCTAAAGTCACTGGGAATTGCAGGAACCATCAAGAAAATTTTCAGACGATAA
- a CDS encoding DegT/DnrJ/EryC1/StrS aminotransferase family protein — MIQVPYYPLKRVSDSYGSEIKEAVNRVMDSGWYIRGKECGGFEETFAKYCGSRHCVGVGNGLEALALILKGYVSLGRLQPGDGVIVPSNTFIASWLAVKAANLVPVPAEPDAETAVLSAVSVDRAFAGAQQDGLKVRAILAVHLYGRLCPMMELKQFAETRDLLLLEDAAQAHGASFATENGVVRAGNLGDAAGFSFYPGKNLGALGDAGAVVTSDGELAAVVRKLANYGSEKKYVHEFAGENSRLDEIQAAVLSVKLPRLDEENRRRNEIANRYLAEIRNPLVRLPKAAVSVPAGTVADCVWHIFAVHCELPNGESCRDALQKHLANRGVETLIHYPTPPHLQKAFADDFSTGAYPVAERLANEELSLPLHPFMTEDEIAAVIEGVNNFKD; from the coding sequence ATGATTCAAGTTCCCTATTACCCTTTGAAGCGAGTAAGCGATTCCTACGGCTCCGAAATAAAGGAGGCTGTCAATCGTGTGATGGATTCTGGTTGGTATATCCGTGGCAAGGAATGCGGCGGTTTTGAAGAGACGTTTGCCAAATACTGTGGATCTCGCCATTGCGTCGGGGTAGGGAATGGTCTTGAGGCCTTGGCCTTGATTTTGAAGGGTTATGTCTCCTTGGGCCGTTTGCAGCCTGGCGACGGGGTCATTGTTCCTTCCAATACTTTTATTGCCTCATGGCTTGCGGTAAAGGCTGCTAATCTTGTGCCGGTTCCTGCGGAACCGGATGCAGAAACTGCGGTTTTGAGTGCCGTTTCTGTGGATCGTGCGTTTGCAGGTGCCCAGCAGGACGGTCTTAAGGTTCGGGCAATTCTGGCGGTTCACCTGTACGGTCGTCTTTGCCCCATGATGGAACTGAAACAGTTTGCAGAGACTCGCGATCTTCTTTTGCTGGAAGATGCGGCCCAGGCTCATGGCGCGTCATTTGCTACTGAAAATGGCGTTGTTCGCGCCGGGAATCTCGGAGACGCAGCCGGTTTCAGTTTCTACCCGGGAAAGAACCTGGGGGCCCTTGGGGATGCCGGCGCTGTGGTTACCAGCGATGGCGAATTGGCTGCCGTTGTCCGCAAACTTGCAAATTATGGTTCCGAAAAGAAGTATGTTCACGAGTTTGCCGGTGAAAATTCCCGCCTAGATGAAATTCAGGCTGCAGTCCTGTCCGTGAAGCTTCCTCGACTGGACGAAGAAAACCGCCGCCGTAATGAAATCGCTAACCGCTACCTGGCCGAAATCAGAAATCCGCTGGTGAGGTTGCCAAAGGCTGCTGTTTCTGTGCCCGCCGGTACTGTGGCGGATTGTGTGTGGCATATTTTTGCGGTACACTGCGAACTGCCTAATGGCGAAAGTTGTCGCGACGCCCTTCAAAAACATTTGGCAAATCGTGGTGTAGAAACGCTTATTCATTATCCGACGCCGCCCCATTTGCAGAAGGCTTTTGCCGATGATTTTTCCACCGGGGCTTACCCAGTTGCAGAACGTCTGGCCAATGAGGAGTTGAGCCTGCCTTTACACCCCTTCATGACTGAAGATGAAATTGCAGCAGTAATTGAAGGCGTTAACAACTTTAAGGATTAG